A window of Nocardiopsis sp. Huas11 genomic DNA:
CCAGCGCGCGGTCGGCGGCGCGCTGGATGGTGGGCCCGTCCATCATGGGGTCGGAGTAGGGCAGGCCGACCTCGACGACGTCGCAGCCGCCCTCGACCATGGCCTCCACGACCTTGACGGAGGAGTCCACGTCGGGGAACCCTGCGGGCAGGTAGCCGATGAGGGCGGCGCGGCCGGCCGCCCGCGTCTGCGCCAGCTTGGTCTGCAGCGTGGTGGTGGTCATCGCGCCTGTCCTTCCGGGTCCGAGTCGACGAGGCCGAAGTAGGTGGCCGCGGTGTCGACGTCCTTGTCTCCGCGCCCGGAGAGGTTCACGAGGATGACGGCGTCGGGGCCCAGGCGCTCGCCGAGCTTGCGGGCTCCGGCCAGGGCGTGGGCGCTCTCGATGGCCGGGATGATGCCCTCGGTGCGGCACAGCAGCCGGAAGGCCTCCATGGCCTCGGCGTCGGTGATGGGCTCGTAGTGGGCTCGGCCGGTGTCGGCGAGGTGGGCGTGCTCGGGACCCACCGCCGGGTAGTCGAGTCCGGCGGAGATCGAGTGGCTGGGCAGGGTCTGCCCGTACTCGTCCTGGAGCAGGTAGGTGCGGGCGCCGTGGAACACACCGGGGCTGCCCGCGGTGATGGAGGCGGCGGTGCGCGAGGGCCCCTCTCCCCCGGCCTCGAAGCCGTACAGGGCGACGCTCTCGTCGGGGATGAAGGCGGCGAAGATCGCGATGGCGTTGGAGCCGCCGCCCACGCACGCGGCGACGGCGTCGGGCAGGCGGCCGGTGAGGGCCTGGACCTGGTCGCGGGCCTCGGCCCCGACCACGTAGTGCAGGTCGCGCACCAGCTTGGGGAAGGGGTGCGGGCCCGCGACGGTGCCGAAGAGGTAGTGCGTGTGGTCGACGTTGGCGACCCAGTCGCGGAACGCCTCGTTGATGGCGTCCTTGAGGGTGCGGCTGCCGATGGTGACGGGGACGACCTCGGCGCCGAGCATGCGCATGCGGGCGACGTTGAGCGACTGGCGGCGGGTGTCCTCCTCGCCCATGTAGATCACGCAGTCCAGGCCCATGAGGGCGCAGGCGGTGGCGGTGGCCACGCCGTGCTGTCCGGCCCCGGTCTCGGCGATGACGCGGGTCTTGCCCATGCGCTTGGTGAGCAGGGCCTGGCCGAGGACGTTGTTGATCTTGTGCGAGCCGGTGTGGTTGAGGTCCTCGCGTTTGAGGAGGACGCGCGCTCCTCCGCAGTGCTCGGAGAAGTTGCGGGCGTCGGTGAGAGCGCTGGGGCGCCCGGTGTAGGTGCGCAGCAGGTCGTCGAGTTCGGCCTGGTAGGCGGGGTCCTGGCGGGCCTTGTCCCACTCGGCCTCGACCTCGTCGAGGGCGGCGATGAGGGCCTCGGGGGCGAACCGGCCCCCGAAGCGGCCGTAGTGCCCGTGCGCGTCCGGCACCGGCTGGGTGTTGCTCATGCGAAGGTCTCCTACAGACGGGGCCGGCCTCGTGGGTCCCGGGCGTGTGCGCGAGGGTCCGCGGTCCGGCCGTCCGCGCGCCGCCGGGCTCCGGCGGCGCGGTCGGGCTGGGGCGTGGCGTGTGCCGTGGATGCTGTCCGCCGCGGCCCGGTGGGTGCGCGGCGGGAGTGCTGCTGAAGCGTCGCGGCAGGACGGGGTCTACGCGAGACGGGCCCTGGGGTCGACGCGGCGTCGGGAACCCGCGGCTCGCACGTGCGGGTTCCCTAGAGCCATCGCCGGCGGTGGCACAGGTGTGCCGGTGCCTCCACCGCCGTCGTCGTTCCCATCGGTCCGGTCCTTCAGTTCCTGTCGCGCAGCGCGGGGTGGGCGCCCGCGGTCACCAGGTCGGCCACGGCCTCGCGCGGGTTCCGTCCGCGGACCAGGCTCTCACCGACGAGGACGGCGCCGGCTCCGGCTCCGGCGTAGGCCAGCAGGTCGTGCGGCCCGCGAATCCCCGATTCTGCGATCTTGACACAGTCGGCGGGGATGCGGGGGGCGAGCCGGGCGAAGGTCTCCCGGTCGACTTCCAGGGTCTTGAGGTTGCGGGCGTTGACTCCCACGACGGTGGCACCGGCGTCCAGTGCGCGGTCGACCTCGTCCTCGTCGTGGACCTCCACGAGCGGGGTCAGGCCCAGGGAGCGGGCACGCTCCACGAGGGAGACCAGCGCCTCCTGGGGCAGGGCCGCGACGATGAGCAGGATCGCGGAGGCTCCGAAGACGCGGGCCTCCCACAGCTGGTAGGAGCTGACCACGAAGTCCTTGCGCAGCAGCGGCGTGTCGACCGCCTTGTGGACCGCTTCGAGGTCGGCGAGGCTGCCCTGGAAGCGCCGCTGTTCGGTCAGGACGCTGATCCAGGTCGCTCCGCCGGCCTCGTAGTCGCGGGCGAGCGCGGCCGGGTCACCGATCGAGGCCAGGGGCCCCTTGGAGGGGCTGGCGCGCTTGACCTCGGCGATCACGTGGACTCCGGGGCGGCGCAGCGCGGCTTCGGCGTCCTTGGGGGTGGGCACCGACTCGGCCAGGGCCTTGAGGCGCTCCAACGGGAGTTCGGCCTCCCGCTCCGCCAGGTCGGTGCGTACCCCGTCGAGGATCTCGTCGAGCACGCTCACCAGTTACCGCTCCCTACGTGAATTGGCCGGTCACGGTGGTGGACCCCGCGTGGGCGGGGTCCGCGCGCCGCGTGACCGGGATCCGACGACGCACCGTGTGTGGCCATCGTATCCACCCTCGTGGCCCGCGGGGGCGTCGGCCCCGCCCGCTCAGTAGCCGTTGCTGACCGCGAGGCCCACACCGATGAAGATCACGAGGACGTAGAACACGACGAAGACGATCATCAGAATGAAGCTGACCAGGCCGATGATCCCCAGGATCTTGGCGGTCTTGGCCGCGGACTCGGCGCCCACGTAGTCGCCCATCTCCCACTTGGAGTTGACCTGGAGGGAGAAGACCAGGCCGATGATGCCGATGACGGTGCAGCTGAGGATGCCGAGGATGTTGTGCACCATGTAGTTCTTCGGCGGCCCACCGGCCGGCGGGACCTGCCCGTAGCCGGGGCCCTGGCCGTAGCCGCCGGAGGGCGGTCCGTAGCCGCCGGTGCCGTAACCACCGGTCGGGCCCTGGTGTCCGTAGCTCATGCTCGTGCCTTCCTGAAGAATGGTCGTCCCGTCACTGGGACGCGCGCGGGGGCGTCACGGTTCAGCGTGCCAGAAACCGGGCGCGACCGTGATCTCGTCACCACCCGGGCAGGAGCGGAACGCCGGGTGCCAGGAACGAGAACCAGGGCAGGTTGCGCAGGATCCAGTGCGCGGTGATGACGATCGTCATCCCCCACAGGAACCAGCCGGGCGTGAGCTTCGGCGGCACCTTGGGGGGCCGGATCGTCCAGGAGAACCAGCGCACGTAGGCCCACAGGATGTAGGGCGCCAGCAGGAACAGCAGAGGGTTCATGCTGAGGGCGCCGGTGATGTCCAGGTGCGTGGTGAGCGCGATGGCGCGCATGGTGCCGCACCCGGGGCAGTAGGTGCCGGTGAAGAGCAGCCAGGGGCACGTGGGGTAGTTGCCGGGCTCGTTGGGGTCCACGAAGTGCAGGAGGGTCGCGCCCAGGAGTCCGAGCGCACCGAGTCCGGCGGGCCACACGACGGGGGGCAGTGCCGCGATCCGCTGCCGGAGCCGGTCGGTCCGCGACGGGGCGGGGGGCCGCTCCGGGGGCTGCGACTCGCTCTGGTGGGTGTGGGGTGGGTGCACGTCGACCAGCCTACGGTGTGGGAGAGAGTTCTGCCCCCGGACGCCGAGGGCGTACGGGGGCAGAGGGGGACGCGTACACGCCCGGCATCCGCCTGCGTTTAGTAGTACGTCGGGGTGCTGGCGGCGGCGATGATCGCGATGAAGACGTAGAAGCCGATGCTCAGCACGTACGCGATGCTGCCCAGGATGAAGGCGAGCTTCGTGAACTTCTTCGCCTGCGCCACGGCCTCGTGCGCGCCGGCCTGGTCGCCCCGGTTCCACAGGTCGTTCACCTTGGTGGCGTTGATGATGGCCGGGATGGCGAAGGGCCAGCAGCAGAAGATGGCGACGATGGCCCAGGTCAGGCCATTGTCGGGCGGGGTTCCGCCGCCCATGGGGGCACCGTAGCCACCGGAGGGCGGGCCACCGTAACCGCCACCGTGGGGCGGGCCGGGGTTGCCGGGGGGCGGGGGACCATAGCTCATGATCGGAACAACTTTCCTGAAAGGGACAAGGGGTTTCGCGCGCGGCGTGCTGGATGCACACCGGCCCAACATGGGGCAGGGTCGGGTTCCCGGACAAGAGCCGCGAGCAGTAATGAATGATGCCAGATCGGCGAGACATCCATCCGCTGAAACATACGCGGCGGACAGGACCGGTGGAGAGAATCTACCTGCCCCATGCGACCTTCGTCCATTTTCCGTTACCCACTCGTTGTGAGCTGGGCAAACGTCACACGGCCGGAAATCGTCAGGCCTGGCCCGCGGTGACGGCGGACTCGCGGCCCGCCTCCCACTCCTCGCGCGTGGGCGGCACCGGACGCGGCTCCTTGCGGCCCAGGCCGGCCTTCTTCATGACTCCGGCGATCACCGCGGACACCACGCTCACGCCGAGCGTGATGCCGGTCCACAGCAGGAAGTCGCCGCCCATGATGATGGCCACGCCGCCAACGGTCCACACGACCAGCCAGGACACGGTGAGGAACCAGGCGGACGGGGTGTTGCCGTGGTCTTCGTGGTGTTCGTCGGCCATCAGCTGTTCTCCTTCGGTTCGGCTGGCCGTCGTGCCAGCGGAGCGGTAGCGGTGCCACCCTCGGGTGCGGATCCATCCGCGCCCTGGGCACGTCCGTCGGTGCGCCCGGGGGCGTCGAGCGTGGGATCGTCACCGGCGTCCAGTGATCTCCACAGGTCGGAGGGTGTCTCCGCCTGGTGCTGTCGCGGTGCGGCGTCCCGATCGTACCTGGTGCCCATCCCCGGCCAGGCGGGGGAGCGCACGGTCGCCAGCAGCCCGCTCAGGAGCAGGGCCACGGCGCCGGCCGCGGCCATGGCGGGCCCGAGCGCGCCCAGTTCCGGTTCCGTGGCGACCTGAGCGGTGCCGCCGGCAGCGGCGGCGTGCGCGGCGACGGCGTCGGCGAGCGCCCCTGAGCGTGTGGCCGACCACACCGAGGTCAGCACGAGCGCGCCGCCCGCCGCGGTGAGCAGGCCGATGACACGGCGGACCCAGCCGCGGGCGGCGTACAGCCCGGCGATCGCGGCCAGTCCGGCCCAGCCCACGCCGGTGGGCGTTCCGGTCAGGTCCGCGCCGGTGAGGTGGATCGGCGACGGCGCGACGGGGCCGGGAACGTCCAGTTCGCCGGTGACCCAGAGGCGCCCGGCGGCGGCCAGCAGGAGCGCGGCCCCGGCGGCCATGGCCAGGGTGGCGGCTCCGTACTCGCGTCGGCTTCGGGCGGGGGCGGAACTCACAGCAGCGACCCCGCGTCGAAGCACGTGTGGTCGCCGGTGTGGCAGGCGGCTCCGTGCTGGTCGACGCGGACCAGCAGGGTGTCGCCGTCGCAGTCGAGTGCGACCGACACCACACGTTGGGTGTTCCCGGAGGTGGCCCCCTTGACCCAGTACTCGCCGCGGCTGCGTGACCAGTACGTGGCCGCGCCGGTGGTCAGGGTGCGATGCAGGGCCTCGTCGTCCATCCACGCGAGCATCAGGACCTCGCCGCTGTCGTGCTGTTGCACGATGGCGGGGACGAGTCCCTCGGGGTTGCGCTTCAGCCGTGCGGCGATGTCCGGGTCGAGGCTGGTGAGGCTCATGCACCCAGATTATGGCCGTCGCGCGAGCGCCCGGCACCGGGTCGGCGTTGGCGCCGGCGCTGTCGGTGGGTCCCACCGTGACCGGTTACAGTTCGTGCGTCCACAGCCTCGCCGCCCGCGAGGGCACCGCACTCTGGAGTGGGGAGTTCCTTGACCGCCGAGTCCCTGTCCGCCGACCTCTCCGGCATGCCCGCGGCCCTGACCGCGCTGTCCAGGCGCTTCCCGCGCTGGGATCCCTTCGCGGCGCTGCCCGCCCTGCTGGACGACGAGCCGGCGTCCGTGCGCCTGCTGGGGCTGGGGCCGGCCCGCCAGCTGTGCGAGACGGCCGCCGCCCGGCTGCGCCGCGCGGGGGTGGGCGCCGGCGCCGACTTCTCCTCGTCCGCGGAGGAGCCCCCGGCCGGCCCGGAGACGCTGGTGGTGGGGGTGTCCCTGGGCGGTGGCCAGCGCGAACTGTGCACGGTGCTGGACCGGTACGTGGCCCGCTCCCCGGTGATCGTGCTGACGCCCGACCCGGACGCCGTGGTGGCCCGCTACGCGGACCTGCTGGTGCCGCTGCACGCCGGTGAGGAGGCCAGTGGGCTCGGCTGTCGCGCCTACCAGCACGCGATGGCCCTGTTGTTGCTGCTGGGGCACCGTTTGGGGGCGCCGGCGGCGGGGAGCGCGCAGAACCTGCCGGGGCTGCTGCTGCGCGCCGCCAACGCGGCGGGGTCGCTGCTCAAGAGCGCGCCCGAGTGGGTGCCCGAGGCGGCCAGGGTCCTGGACTCCCCGGACGGCGTGCACATGGTGGCGCCGTCCGAGCGGATGGCATCGGCCTGGCAGGGGATGCAGACCGTGCGGCGGGGGCCGGTGCGGGTGGCGCACGTGTGCGAGACCGGTGAGTGGTCGCACACCGACCGGTACCTGGCGGCCGTGACGGACTACCGCGCCCTGCTGTTCGCGGGGTCCGACTACGACGAGCGCTTCGCCGAGCACCTGGGGCAGCTGCGGGGGTCGTTCGTGGCGGTGGGCCCCACCCCCGGGCACGAGCGCGTGCCGGGGGCGGAGCTGACCGTGCGCTATCCGGGCGACGGCGACGAGGACGTGAGCCTGCTGGTCGAGCCGCTCGTGGCCGAGCTGGTGGCCGCCCACTGGTGGCACGCCTCGCCGCGCTGACCGGGGCGGCGGCCCTCAGGCGGAGGAGCGCACCCAGGAGGCGTACAGGTCGGCGTAGACCCCCGGCCGGTCCACGAGTTCGCTGTGCGCGCCGCTCTGCACGATGCGCCCGTCGTCGAAGACGAGCACCCGGTCGGCCGCCTCGGCCGTGGAGAGCCGGTGGGCGATGGCCACGGACGTGCGGCCCCGGGTGAGCCGGTCCAGGGCGCGCTGGATGCGCACCTCGGTGTGCGGGTCGACCGCGGAGGTGGCCTCGTCCAGGACCAGCAGGTCGGGGTCGGCGACGTAGGCGCGCACCAGGGCGACGAGCTGGCGTTCACCGGCCGAGAGCGACTCCCCGCGCTGGCCCACGGGTGTGTTCAGTCCGTGGGCGAGGCTGCCGAGCCAGTCGGCCAGGCCGAGTTCGGTGACGGCGGCCTCCAGTTCGGCGTCGGTGCTCTCGGGTCGGGCGAAGCGGATGTTGTCGCCCAGCGAGCTGTCGAAGAGGAAGCCCTCCTGCGGCACCATGACCACGCGGCCGCGCAGTGAGGTGAAGGCGACCTCCCGCAGGTCGACGCCGTCGAGGCGGACGGTGCCCTGGGCGGGGTCCATGAGCCGGGTCAGGAGCTTGACGAAGGTGGTCTTGCCCGAGCCGGTCTCCCCCACGACCGCGAGGCGGGTGCCGGGAGTGATGGTGACGTCCACGTCGTCCAGCACGACGGGGCCCTCCGGGTAGGAGTAGGTCACGTGGTCGAAGCGCACCTCGACGGGGCCGCGCGGGAGCACGTGGCCGGCCTCGCCCGGGTCGGCGATGTCGGGGACCGTGTCCAGGACGCCGAGGACGCGACGCCATCCGGCGATGGCGTTCTGGGCCTCGTTGAAGATCTCGGTGGCCATCATCATCGGCTGGACGAACAGCGTCATCAGGAACAGGAAGGCGATGAGCTGGCCGGCGGTGAGCCCGCCGTCCAGGCCGATCCACACGCCCACCAGGACCACGGCGACGTTGCCGACGGCGGCCACGATCTCGGCGAAGGGCGAGACGGCCATGGACAGGCGCTGGGCCTTGACCTGGGCGGTGCGGGTGGCCAGCACGGAGGTGTCGATGCGTGCGGCGGTGCGCTCCTCGGTGCCGTGCGCGCGGATGACGGCGGCGCCCATGACGGTCTCGCCGATCGCGCCGAGCATGTCGCCGGTGCGCTCGCGGACCTTGAGGTAGGCCTTGGAGAGCAGCTTCTGCAGCCAGCGCACGCCGAAGAGCAGCGGCAGGAAGCAGACCCAGACGACGATGGTCAGCTGCCAGGAGTAGACGGCCATGAGGATGGTGGCCACCAGCAGCTGTCCCGAGCTGACGATCAGGAGCAGGCCGCCCCACTGCATGAACGTGCTGATCTGGTCGACGTCGCTGGTGACGCGGGAGACCAGGGCGCCCTTGCGCTCGCTGTTCTGGGTGAGGACGGACAGGTCGTGCACGTGCCGGAAGGCCTTGCGCCGCAGGGTGGCCAGTCCGGACTCCGTCGCCCGGTACAGGCGCAGGTTCATCAGGTAGGAGCAGGCCATGGTGACCACGAGCAGCCCGGCGCAGGTGGCGACCATGCGGGTGACGAAGGCCAGGTCGGGCCCGTCGGGGCCGGTCAGGCCGTTGTCGATGATCTGTTGGACGGCCACGGGCACGATGATCTTGCCCGCGGTGGCGACCACGGCCAGGGCCAGGGTCAGCCACAGGCCCTTGGCGAACTCCGGTGAGAGTTGCAGGCCGCGGCGCAGGGTGCCCGTGGCGGTGTCGGTGGAGCGGTGCAGGGACAGGACGGAGTCGCCTCGGCCGGCGTCGGTGTCGGTGTCGGTGCGCTCGTCGGAGCGGGCTGGTGCGCTCATCGGCGGGTCTCCTCCGTGGTCGCGCTGCCGTTCGCTCCGGCGCGTGCGGTCGGGTCGGTGAGGGAGGTGTCGACGGGCCGGGGGTCCAGGGGGCCCGGCTCCTCGGGGACGGGGTCCTGCGCGGCTTCGGCGGAGGCGCGCTCGTAGGCGGTGACGAGCTTGGTGTAGCCGGGCGAGGTGTGCAGGAGTTCGTCGTGGGTGCCTCGTGCCAGGACGCGGCCGCCCTCCAGGTAGACGACCTCGTCGGCGAGCTCGATGGTGGCGCGGCGGTAGGCGACCACGACCACGGTGGCGGAGTCGTCGCGTTCGCGCAGTCCGGCCAGGATCTGGGCCTCGATCTGCGGGTCCACGGCGGAGGTGGCGTCGTCCATGATGAGCAGGCGCGGGCGGCGCACGATGGCGCGGGCCAGGGCCAGGCGCTGGCGCTGGCCGCCGGAGAGGGTGGTGCCCTTCTCCCCCAGGCGGGCGTCGAGGCCGCCGTCGAGTTCGCGGACGAAGCCGTCGGCGCGGGCCAGGCGCAGGGCCGCCCACACCTGTTCGTCGTCGACGGGCCGGCCCAGGGTGATGTTGTCGCGGACCGAGTCCTCGAAGACGAAGGTCCCCTGGGGCACGAGCGCGGCGTGCGTGGGGATCTGGTCGCGGGCCAGGTCGCGTACGTCGACGCCGTCGAGGGCGACGGAGCCGCCGTCGGGGTCGACCAGGCGCATCAGGACGGTGGTCAGGGTCGACTTGCCCGATCCGGTGGGTCCGACCAGGGCGACGGTGCGTCCGGGGGCGATGTCGAGGTCGACGCCGTTGAGGACGGTGGTGCGCACGCCGGTGACGGAGTCGTCCATGAGGTCGCGGGCGGCGCCGTCCTCGGTGTAGGCGTCGGCGTAGGAGAAGGTGACGTCGCGGGCGCTCAGGGCGATGCCGGCGGTGGTGTCGTCCAGGGTGCGGTCGCCGTGCTCCATGGTGCCCTCGGCGCGCAGGACGGACTGGACGCGGTCCCAGCCGACGACGCTGCGGGGCAGTTCGCCCAGGATCCAGCCGAAGGCGCGGATGAACAGCGCCATGAGGGTGAAGAGGTAGGCGATCTGGACGAGGTCGCCGGGGTCGATGGCGCCGGTGGACAGCCGCCACATGCCCAGGAGCAGGACGGCCAGGACGCCGAAGTTGGGCAGGGCCTCCATGAAGGGGTCGAACAGTGAGCGCATCCGCCCGACCTGGATGAGGGCGTCGCGCAGGCGGTGGGCGGCGTGGGTGAAGCGTTCGGTCTCGGTGTCCTCGCGGCCCAGGCTCTTGACGACGAGGGCGCCGTCGAAGGACTCGTGGGCCACGCCGCTGACCTCGGCGCGCAGGGCCTGGGCGCGGGAGGCCATGGGCGAGACGCGGCGCTGGTAGACGACGTTGGCGACGGCCAGGACGGGGAAGACGACGAAGCCGACGCTGGCCAGGACGGGATCGGTGACGATCATGGCGATGCCCGCGGTGAGGAGCATGAAGACGCTGCCGACCGCCATGGGCAGGGGCGCCAGGGGCGACCAGGAGGCCTCGACGTCGGCGTTGGCGTTGGACAGCAGCTGTCCGGTGGGGTGGCGGTGGTGCCAGGACAGCGGGAGTTCGAGGTACTTGCGGGCGACGGCGCGGCGGTAGCGGGCCTGCATGCGGAACTGGTGGAGTCCGGCGAAGAGGCGGCGCAGGGCGAGTCCGACGGCCTTGCCCAGGCCCACCCCCATGAGCAGTGCCGCCGCGGCGAGCATCGCGGCGGCGGTGGTCCGCCCGTCCTCGAAGGCGGGCAGGATGGTGGCGTCGGTGAGGTGGCCCATGACGGAGGCGGACCCGACCGTGACGAAGGCGTGCAGCATGGCGCCGGCCACGGCGGTGAGGAAGACCAGCGGCTCGGTCCGGGCGGCGACCCACAGGACTCTCAGGCCGCGGGTGAAGACCCGGGTGTGGCGCTCCGGTCCGGGTGCGGGTGCCTGGTCCGGGGAGGTGTCGTCGGTGCCCTTGTCGGGTGGCGCGCCGTCCTCTCCCTCGCTTCGGCCCCGCGTCGTCGTCCCCTGCGCCATGCGCCCCCCGTTCTCGTCGTGCGGTCGGCCGTGTCCGGCCGACCGGGCAGCGGCCCGCGCGCGGCGTTCTCCGGGCATGCCGAAGGAGGCCGTGCACGTGCCGAGACAACCTATCCAGCGATCACGACAGGTTCCACCGGTTTGTTTCAGCGTCGGCCGTCCCGGGGCTATTCCGTCCAGGTCGGAGCCGGGGCGTGGAGCGCCGACGCGTCACCCGGGGCGCTCGGGTGCGCGGGGCGATCCGGTGAGGAGTTCGCCCCCGCCGTCGGTGACGAGCGCGGTGTCGGAGATCGCGTACGTGCCGGCCCGGGGGTCGTCGACCCAGGACTGGACGTGGAAGGTCATGCCCGCGCGCAGGGGCGTGTCGTTGCCAGGCCGCAGGCCGTCGACCCGGCCGGCCATCCAGCTCGGGGGAAAGCCGAGGCCCACGGAGTACCCGCAGTGGTGCCGCTGGTAGCCGCGTCCCAGCCCGGCTTCGATGGTGGCCTTCCAGTCCCCGTAGACGTCCTGTGCCGTGCGGCCGGGGCGCAGCCCGGCCGTGATCGCGTCGAGCCCGGCGTGGGCGATGTCGGCCGCGGCGCCGGCCCCCTCCACGCCGTGCGGGCGCGCGGTCCGGCCGAGCGGGGCGTGGTAGCGCGCGATCGAGGCGGAGAGTTCGAAGAAGAGCGGGTCCTGGGCCGTGAGCGGGTCACCGGTCCAGGCGACGTGCTCCTGTCCGATCTGGCGGACGGCGCGCACGAGGGGC
This region includes:
- a CDS encoding DUF2752 domain-containing protein is translated as MHPPHTHQSESQPPERPPAPSRTDRLRQRIAALPPVVWPAGLGALGLLGATLLHFVDPNEPGNYPTCPWLLFTGTYCPGCGTMRAIALTTHLDITGALSMNPLLFLLAPYILWAYVRWFSWTIRPPKVPPKLTPGWFLWGMTIVITAHWILRNLPWFSFLAPGVPLLPGW
- a CDS encoding CD225/dispanin family protein; its protein translation is MGGGTPPDNGLTWAIVAIFCCWPFAIPAIINATKVNDLWNRGDQAGAHEAVAQAKKFTKLAFILGSIAYVLSIGFYVFIAIIAAASTPTYY
- a CDS encoding HGxxPAAW family protein — protein: MADEHHEDHGNTPSAWFLTVSWLVVWTVGGVAIIMGGDFLLWTGITLGVSVVSAVIAGVMKKAGLGRKEPRPVPPTREEWEAGRESAVTAGQA
- the trpC gene encoding indole-3-glycerol phosphate synthase TrpC produces the protein MSVLDEILDGVRTDLAEREAELPLERLKALAESVPTPKDAEAALRRPGVHVIAEVKRASPSKGPLASIGDPAALARDYEAGGATWISVLTEQRRFQGSLADLEAVHKAVDTPLLRKDFVVSSYQLWEARVFGASAILLIVAALPQEALVSLVERARSLGLTPLVEVHDEDEVDRALDAGATVVGVNARNLKTLEVDRETFARLAPRIPADCVKIAESGIRGPHDLLAYAGAGAGAVLVGESLVRGRNPREAVADLVTAGAHPALRDRN
- a CDS encoding ABC transporter ATP-binding protein — protein: MAQGTTTRGRSEGEDGAPPDKGTDDTSPDQAPAPGPERHTRVFTRGLRVLWVAARTEPLVFLTAVAGAMLHAFVTVGSASVMGHLTDATILPAFEDGRTTAAAMLAAAALLMGVGLGKAVGLALRRLFAGLHQFRMQARYRRAVARKYLELPLSWHHRHPTGQLLSNANADVEASWSPLAPLPMAVGSVFMLLTAGIAMIVTDPVLASVGFVVFPVLAVANVVYQRRVSPMASRAQALRAEVSGVAHESFDGALVVKSLGREDTETERFTHAAHRLRDALIQVGRMRSLFDPFMEALPNFGVLAVLLLGMWRLSTGAIDPGDLVQIAYLFTLMALFIRAFGWILGELPRSVVGWDRVQSVLRAEGTMEHGDRTLDDTTAGIALSARDVTFSYADAYTEDGAARDLMDDSVTGVRTTVLNGVDLDIAPGRTVALVGPTGSGKSTLTTVLMRLVDPDGGSVALDGVDVRDLARDQIPTHAALVPQGTFVFEDSVRDNITLGRPVDDEQVWAALRLARADGFVRELDGGLDARLGEKGTTLSGGQRQRLALARAIVRRPRLLIMDDATSAVDPQIEAQILAGLRERDDSATVVVVAYRRATIELADEVVYLEGGRVLARGTHDELLHTSPGYTKLVTAYERASAEAAQDPVPEEPGPLDPRPVDTSLTDPTARAGANGSATTEETRR
- a CDS encoding sugar isomerase yields the protein MTAESLSADLSGMPAALTALSRRFPRWDPFAALPALLDDEPASVRLLGLGPARQLCETAAARLRRAGVGAGADFSSSAEEPPAGPETLVVGVSLGGGQRELCTVLDRYVARSPVIVLTPDPDAVVARYADLLVPLHAGEEASGLGCRAYQHAMALLLLLGHRLGAPAAGSAQNLPGLLLRAANAAGSLLKSAPEWVPEAARVLDSPDGVHMVAPSERMASAWQGMQTVRRGPVRVAHVCETGEWSHTDRYLAAVTDYRALLFAGSDYDERFAEHLGQLRGSFVAVGPTPGHERVPGAELTVRYPGDGDEDVSLLVEPLVAELVAAHWWHASPR
- a CDS encoding CD225/dispanin family protein; amino-acid sequence: MSYGHQGPTGGYGTGGYGPPSGGYGQGPGYGQVPPAGGPPKNYMVHNILGILSCTVIGIIGLVFSLQVNSKWEMGDYVGAESAAKTAKILGIIGLVSFILMIVFVVFYVLVIFIGVGLAVSNGY
- a CDS encoding ABC transporter ATP-binding protein, which translates into the protein MSAPARSDERTDTDTDAGRGDSVLSLHRSTDTATGTLRRGLQLSPEFAKGLWLTLALAVVATAGKIIVPVAVQQIIDNGLTGPDGPDLAFVTRMVATCAGLLVVTMACSYLMNLRLYRATESGLATLRRKAFRHVHDLSVLTQNSERKGALVSRVTSDVDQISTFMQWGGLLLIVSSGQLLVATILMAVYSWQLTIVVWVCFLPLLFGVRWLQKLLSKAYLKVRERTGDMLGAIGETVMGAAVIRAHGTEERTAARIDTSVLATRTAQVKAQRLSMAVSPFAEIVAAVGNVAVVLVGVWIGLDGGLTAGQLIAFLFLMTLFVQPMMMATEIFNEAQNAIAGWRRVLGVLDTVPDIADPGEAGHVLPRGPVEVRFDHVTYSYPEGPVVLDDVDVTITPGTRLAVVGETGSGKTTFVKLLTRLMDPAQGTVRLDGVDLREVAFTSLRGRVVMVPQEGFLFDSSLGDNIRFARPESTDAELEAAVTELGLADWLGSLAHGLNTPVGQRGESLSAGERQLVALVRAYVADPDLLVLDEATSAVDPHTEVRIQRALDRLTRGRTSVAIAHRLSTAEAADRVLVFDDGRIVQSGAHSELVDRPGVYADLYASWVRSSA
- the hisI gene encoding phosphoribosyl-AMP cyclohydrolase encodes the protein MSLTSLDPDIAARLKRNPEGLVPAIVQQHDSGEVLMLAWMDDEALHRTLTTGAATYWSRSRGEYWVKGATSGNTQRVVSVALDCDGDTLLVRVDQHGAACHTGDHTCFDAGSLL
- the trpB gene encoding tryptophan synthase subunit beta produces the protein MSNTQPVPDAHGHYGRFGGRFAPEALIAALDEVEAEWDKARQDPAYQAELDDLLRTYTGRPSALTDARNFSEHCGGARVLLKREDLNHTGSHKINNVLGQALLTKRMGKTRVIAETGAGQHGVATATACALMGLDCVIYMGEEDTRRQSLNVARMRMLGAEVVPVTIGSRTLKDAINEAFRDWVANVDHTHYLFGTVAGPHPFPKLVRDLHYVVGAEARDQVQALTGRLPDAVAACVGGGSNAIAIFAAFIPDESVALYGFEAGGEGPSRTAASITAGSPGVFHGARTYLLQDEYGQTLPSHSISAGLDYPAVGPEHAHLADTGRAHYEPITDAEAMEAFRLLCRTEGIIPAIESAHALAGARKLGERLGPDAVILVNLSGRGDKDVDTAATYFGLVDSDPEGQAR
- a CDS encoding Trp biosynthesis-associated membrane protein, with the translated sequence MAAGAALLLAAAGRLWVTGELDVPGPVAPSPIHLTGADLTGTPTGVGWAGLAAIAGLYAARGWVRRVIGLLTAAGGALVLTSVWSATRSGALADAVAAHAAAAGGTAQVATEPELGALGPAMAAAGAVALLLSGLLATVRSPAWPGMGTRYDRDAAPRQHQAETPSDLWRSLDAGDDPTLDAPGRTDGRAQGADGSAPEGGTATAPLARRPAEPKENS